The Argonema galeatum A003/A1 genome contains the following window.
CTGACCAAGCTGCTGTCTACCAAACTTTACTGTTTGCAGATGCCCTCCGCTATCTTACTCTGCAAGTGACAGGAAGTAAAGCTTCTGGACACCCAGGCGGTTTTGCCAGCCAAGCGGAAGCTTATGCTGCTTTGGTGATGCTGGGATATAAGAATATTATCACAGAAGTTGGACACCACGCCCCTGGTTTTTATAGTGCGATGTTCCTCGATCGCTCTTTGGAGGACATGGGTATTTCTACGGTACAACAATTGCGCGATCGCTATCGGGAAAAGCACGGACTCCTGGGCCACCTATCCGGCTACATCCCCGGTATTCTCGCACCTGCTGGCCCGCTCGGTCAAGGTCAGCACTTTGCAATGGCAGCTGCTTTATTGCACAAAGACAAACTTTTCCCCTTCACGATGGGTGATGGCGGGATGGGCGAACCTTACCCGATGAGCAGTATGGCACATTTCCACACCGCTTATCCCAGCGCGACTAACTTTTTGCCTGTGTTGGTTTGGAATGGTTTCAGCCAGGAACATCATAGCATGGTTTCCACCAAAACCAATGAGGAAATGCTTGCTTATTGGCACGGTAATGGTTTTGAAGAAGTTATCTTAGTGAATGCCAAAGATTTTGACGATAAAAACCAAACCGGCGATTATGTTGATAGCACTGCTTTCTCTTTTGAACAGCGCCTCGCTTTCACCAAAGCTGTGTTAGCTGGTATTGACAAAGCGGCGAAATCTGCACTTGGCGGCAAACTCACGGCATTTATCATCAAACAATTGAAAGGTGCGGGAGTTCACGCACGGGGAGCAAAATCTCACAATCTTTATCCCAAAGATACTTTAGATGCGCCGCATATTATAGATGCGTTGAAAGGTCGTGCTTTATCAGCGTCAGCTTGGCAATTGGTGCGAACAAATTGCGAACGGGCTGGTGGTGGCCCTGCTGCCAAAACAGCGGTAACGGAATCTGTATTACCGTTGCCAGAATTAGGTGAATTGCCTTTGGAAGAATATGCTGTGGGTGGAGATCCGAAAGTTTCAACAACAGCAATGGGTCGATTAGTTGGGAAAGTGGGAGAATGCGATCGCACTTTTTTAGTCACCAACGCTGACGGAAACGAAGCATCTGGAATTGCCAACATCAACCAGGCATTAAAGATTATTCACCCTACCACAGATGACTTATACAATCAATCTCCAAACGGACAAGTTTACGAACCTTTGAGTGAAGATGCTTGTGCGGGATTAGCTGTTGGTTTATCCTTGATGGGTGCAAGGAGTTTGTGGTGTTCCTACGAATCTTTTGCCATCAACGGTTTACCAATTTGGCAAACTGTCACGCAAGCGATGGCAGAATTGCGCCGTCCAACTCCTGCCACTATTACTTTATACACAGCCGGTGCATTAGAGCAAGGGCGCAACGGTTGGACGCACCAACGCCCGGAAGTTGAAGCATATTTCGCCGCGATGATGCGAAATGGCAATGTGTTCCCATTATTCCCCACCGATGCTAACAGTATCCAAGTTTGTTATGACTGGGCATTGACAACAAAAAATAAGGGAATTGTGATTACTGCCAGTAAGTCACCATTGCCAATTCGTACCACATTTGAACAAACTCGTCAAGGGTTAAAAGATGGTGCGATCGTATTGCAAGAAATCGAACCCGCCCAAACAAATCTTAACGAAGGAACGAGTAAGAAAGTTGTGTTTGCAGTTGTTGGCGATATGACTCTAATGCCAGTATTTGAAGCAGCAGCTTTCTTGGAAGGTGAAGGTATCGGCGTGAAGATTGTTTCTATTATCAATCCTCGCCGTTTGTATCGTCCCCACGATGTTGCTTGGGATACTTGTTCTGAACCTGATGGTGGATTTTTGGATGATGCTAAATTCGCAGAAATCTTTGGTGGTGATGCACTAATTGGTGTCACTGGTGGCGCGAGTGGAATGTTAGAACCAATTATGTTGAGAAGTAACGCCAAACGCGATACTTTCGCATGGAAACGTGGGGAAACAACTGCAAGTGCTGGTGAGTTAATGGCGTTTAATGGATTGACTGCGGAAGCGTTGACGAAACGTGCGATCGAGTTAGTGCATTAAGAATTGACCTCTCCCCCGACCCCTCTCCTGCGAGGAGAGGGGAGTAAAAAGACAAACAATTTTCGACCTCTCTCCAAACCTCTCTCCTGCGAGGAGAGGGGAGTAAAGAAATTGTATAATTGTAGGGGCGGGTTTAGACGATAAGCTTTGATTCCAACAGATCGCCTGATGACAAAACCCGCCCTATTATACAAAACCGAGTAACCACACACGATATGAGGGGTAAGTGAATCGTGAGGGCATACCGTAAGCGATCGATTACAATAAAATTATCCTCATAGTTCACCAGAATAAATAATAAAATTTTTGCGAACCGTTACCAGGCTAAAAAGGGAGAAAAAAAATGAGATTTATC
Protein-coding sequences here:
- a CDS encoding phosphoketolase, with protein sequence MTATTPKAISIPDFCEGIQYFGEALPNFETYGAKSAIAEGSVGISDPTDQAAVYQTLLFADALRYLTLQVTGSKASGHPGGFASQAEAYAALVMLGYKNIITEVGHHAPGFYSAMFLDRSLEDMGISTVQQLRDRYREKHGLLGHLSGYIPGILAPAGPLGQGQHFAMAAALLHKDKLFPFTMGDGGMGEPYPMSSMAHFHTAYPSATNFLPVLVWNGFSQEHHSMVSTKTNEEMLAYWHGNGFEEVILVNAKDFDDKNQTGDYVDSTAFSFEQRLAFTKAVLAGIDKAAKSALGGKLTAFIIKQLKGAGVHARGAKSHNLYPKDTLDAPHIIDALKGRALSASAWQLVRTNCERAGGGPAAKTAVTESVLPLPELGELPLEEYAVGGDPKVSTTAMGRLVGKVGECDRTFLVTNADGNEASGIANINQALKIIHPTTDDLYNQSPNGQVYEPLSEDACAGLAVGLSLMGARSLWCSYESFAINGLPIWQTVTQAMAELRRPTPATITLYTAGALEQGRNGWTHQRPEVEAYFAAMMRNGNVFPLFPTDANSIQVCYDWALTTKNKGIVITASKSPLPIRTTFEQTRQGLKDGAIVLQEIEPAQTNLNEGTSKKVVFAVVGDMTLMPVFEAAAFLEGEGIGVKIVSIINPRRLYRPHDVAWDTCSEPDGGFLDDAKFAEIFGGDALIGVTGGASGMLEPIMLRSNAKRDTFAWKRGETTASAGELMAFNGLTAEALTKRAIELVH